The proteins below come from a single Candidozyma auris chromosome 3, complete sequence genomic window:
- a CDS encoding 5'-(N(7)-methyl 5'-triphosphoguanosine)-(mRNA) diphosphatase, which produces MSIKELVSSFQFQKVLKSDPQTKTLAVLGSIDGKDAIVQFEKSSFNVTDEIDINRLIETLELIQNNDIYYWSSANLAQEIKQRPGAKVNLIYPATETHILKFSTQKYHVVKETPELYEKVVAPFIETQKGERIQWVHNILFHGQESESVIYHDRDPVKGFVLLPDMKWDRISMDALYLMAIVQRTDISSVRDLNSTHIEFLENLKDKAKRVSSEKYNVPEDELRIFIHYQPSYYHFHVHLVRLSHPGLGDGLNAGKAMLLDDVIENLKLVPDYYKKRTLTYVLGENHKLWKAMQDADDN; this is translated from the coding sequence ATGCTGATCAAGGAGCTCGTTTCATCATTCCAGTTTCAAAAAGTCCTTAAATCGGATCCACAAACGAAAACGCTTGCTGTCTTGGGCTCAATTGACGGGAAGGATGCCATAGTCCAGTTCGAGAAGTCCTCGTTCAATGTAACAGATGAGATTGATATCAACAGGCTCATAGAGACTTTGGAGCTAATTCAGAATAATGACATTTACTACTGGTCTCTGGCCAACcttgctcaagaaatcaagcaacGTCCTGGTGCTAAGGTCAACTTGATCTACCCGGCTACTGAAACCCacatcttgaagttctccacGCAGAAATACCATGTTGTGAAAGAAACTCCCGAGCTTTACGAAAAGGTTGTAGCTCCATTTATCGAAACCCAAAAGGGCGAGAGAATTCAATGGGTTCATAACATACTCTTCCACGGCCAAGAGTCTGAGAGTGTAATCTACCACGATAGAGACCCTGTAAAGGGCTTTGTGCTTCTTCCGGACATGAAGTGGGATAGAATCAGTATGGACGCTCTATACTTGATGGCAATTGTTCAACGCACAGACATTTCAAGCGTTCGTGACCTCAATTCTACTCATATAGaatttttggagaatctCAAGGACAAAGCAAAGAGGGTGAGCTCAGAAAAATATAATGTTCCTGAAGACGAACTACGCATCTTCATCCACTATCAACCTTCATACTACCACTTTCATGTTCATCTAGTCCGCTTGTCGCATCCCGGCCTTGGAGATGGATTAAACGCTGGCAAGGCCATGTTACTCGATGATGTAATCGAGAATCTAAAGCTTGTTCCGGACTACTACAAGAAGCGCACATTAACTTATGTTCTTGGAGAGAATCACAAACTTTGGAAAGCGATGCAAGATGCTGATGATAATTAG
- a CDS encoding mRNA-binding protein RRP12 — translation MAESNPEGGQSVEALILDEKLAKIRTQVNSKLDNQKNSALILSAVEENITEQGNEKTSVAYFVSFLSLLESSISEDEIADANVAMAAAYFLDLVIPSTPAALLKQKFAQILSKLAPILTNEEAGAPLLRSAIGALEGLLLAQDHPSWQSSGNVSPKRALIGLLELAFDARPKVRKRAQEAVQKVLSHPPASPSPTHVAAGLCGELALKRLAALLSEAPKSKRAEKNKESNATIIHCLQLITAITSANAWPASHIEKLCDVLLEVSKTSDQFLVSAAFDGFNGLFVSMTNEIDTEKFTRVLDIIFDLKPPVDDAHLAASWLAVVAKGTESFAKVSPELSIQRIQKSFPVIAEFLLSENKNIYTSASQCMIAILSEGLPDMYLLQRSAEYNITPEIYEKVDDMITTIAEYIEKELLTIKYQHATRVILEFLTAAVLKLRSRTNPDFLTILRTVGEWRSNEDMNFPYNREAEDFIAACISSMGPEAVLAELPLNLTGSNDGEPGRAWLLPILRDNVRFASLQYYKQNILPLAAVFEEKVANASNKEAMHIKIFQTIIDQIWSLLPHFCDLPTDLRRAFDNEFAGQLSDLLYSNVKSRVIICHALRLLAESNLVYSKGALSDDPLMIQTFPIKEAEENLKHLSSMANNLVSVLFNVYVNTIAEARGFILETIDMYLQLIPANELKILLEKVFENLHTSIQMDESELQQNQKKDQPPPQSVSMMDLVVAMAKYAPEDSYNGLFNVFVFGVKRENNANIQKRSYRIISKLNESESGRNAIRKFLSDIENVFLQTISSTHTSSRTNRLAALTVIMDMLPVSDLHFIPAILQEIIMSTKDVNEKSREAAFNLLVQMGKKMAEGGIIRNDLIPDFGPDAEPSQASLTEYFTMVSAGLAGQSQHMISATITALSCLMFEFKDQLPQETLIELASTVELFLTHNSREIAKSAIGFVKVEVLSLPEDLVRSNLSEMLTKLMRWSHEHKDHFKSKVKHIVERLIRKFGVEEVEKAMPEEDRKLVANIRKTRNRAKKHKDADEEGAQKQGKKFMSAYEEAIHDSESEDENEDERPTRAGKRNKGGDMYILEDADEPLNLLDRQTLARISSSKPKKFTKKDAKNEQVEMRNGKIVFKEMTDEDPLAKEGSGIDAYLDAVKQAPVRGQKNKLKFKKSKNEDDWSDDEQEEAKPARESTRKTLGKGNRVGKPAKKQKFKARKKL, via the coding sequence ATGGCAGAGCTGAATCCTGAGGGAGGCCAGTCTGTTGAGGCTTTGATCCTCGACGAGAAGCTTGCCAAAATCAGAACTCAGGTCAATTCGAAACTCGATAACCAGAAGAATCTGGCTCTCATTTTATCTGCGGTCGAGGAGAATATCACAGAGCAGGGAAACGAGAAGACGTCAGTGGCTTactttgtttcttttctttctcttctcgagCTGTCTATATCGGAGGATGAAATTGCAGATGCCAACGTTGCGATGGCTGCAGCCTatttcttggacttggtcATCCCATCCACACCAGCAGCacttttgaagcaaaagttCGCTCAGATCTTAAGCAAATTGGCGCCGATCTTGACAAACGAAGAAGCAGGTGCTCCACTACTTAGGTCTGCAATCGGGGCTTTGGAAGgcttgttgttggctcAAGATCATCCCCTGTGGCAGTCTTCTGGAAACGTCTCACCGAAGAGAGCCCTCATCGGGTTGCTAGAGTTGGCCTTTGATGCTCGTCCCAAGGTCAGAAAGAGAGCTCAGGAAGCTGTTCAGAAAGTTCTTTCACACCCTCCAGCGTCACCTTCTCCTACACATGTGGCTGCCGGCCTTTGTGGCGAGCTTgccttgaagagattggcTGCCCTCCTTTCAGAAGCACCCAAGTCGAAGAGAGcagaaaagaacaaagagTCCAACGCTACGATCATCCACTGTTTACAACTTATCACTGCCATCACTTCAGCAAACGCTTGGCCCGCTTCCCATATCGAGAAACTATGTGACGTCTTGCTTGAAGTCTCAAAGACCTCAGACCAGTTCTTGGTTTCCGCTGCATTCGATGGCTTCAATGGTTTGTTCGTGTCTATGACAAACGAAATTGACACAGAAAAATTCACCCGAGTACTCGATATTATCTTTGATTTAAAACCTCCTGTGGACGACGCTCACTTGGCAGCTTCCTGGCTTGCTGTTGTTGCAAAAGGCACAGAGTCTTTTGCCAAGGTTCTGCCTGAGCTTTCAATACAGAGAATCCAAAAACTGTTTCCCGTCATTGCTGAATTCCTCTTGTCGGAAAACAAGAACATCTACACTTCTGCATCTCAGTGTATGATTGCAATCCTTAGTGAAGGTCTTCCGGACATGTATTTGCTTCAGCGCTCGGCTGAATACAACATCACTCCAGAAATATATGAAAAGGTTGATGATATGATCACGACAATCGCTGAATATATCGAGAAGGAGTTGCTCACGATCAAGTACCAGCATGCCACCAGAGTCATCCTCGAATTCTTGACTGCCGCTGTACTCAAGCTCAGATCGAGAACTAACCCAGACTTTCTTACCATTCTTAGAACCGTTGGCGAATGGAGGTCCAATGAGGACATGAATTTCCCTTACAACAGAGAGGCAGAGGACTTTATCGCTGCCTGCATTTCTAGCATGGGACCGGAGGCTGTTCTAGCAGAGCTTCCTCTTAATCTTACAGGCTCCAACGATGGAGAGCCTGGAAGGGCCTGGCTATTACCTATTTTGAGAGATAACGTGCGCTTCGCTTCGTTGCAATATTACAAACAAAACATCTTGCCTCTTGCAGCTGTCTTCGAGGAGAAGGTTGCGAATGCTTCAAACAAGGAGGCCATGCATATCAAAATTTTCCAAACAATCATCGACCAGATATGGTCTTTGCTCCCTCATTTCTGTGATCTCCCCACAGATTTAAGGAGAGCGTTTGATAACGAGTTTGCCGGTCAATTAAGTGACTTGCTTTACTCAAATGTTAAGCTGAGAGTCATTATTTGCCATGCCTTGCGTTTGTTGGCAGAGTCGAACCTTGTATACAGCAAGGGTGCTCTTTCAGATGACCCATTGATGATACAGACTTTCCccatcaaagaagcagaagaaaattTAAAGCATTTGTCATCCATGGCTAACAACCTTGTACTGGtcctcttcaatgtctACGTGAATACCATTGCTGAGGCAAGAGGTTTCATATTGGAAACGATTGATATGTATTTGCAACTCATTCCAGCCAATgaattgaagatcttgttggAAAAAGTGTTCGAGAACTTGCACACTTCGATACAGATGGACGAGTCTGAGCTTCAGCAGAACCAAAAGAAGGACCAACCACCTCCACAGAGTGTATCAATGATGGATTTGGTCGTTGCTATGGCCAAGTATGCGCCTGAGGACTCATACAATGGTTTATTCAATGTGTTTGTCTTCGGTgtgaaaagagaaaacaatGCCAATATTCAGAAGAGGTCTTACAGAATTATCTCTAAGCTCAATGAATCAGAGTCCGGCCGGAATGCTATCAGGAAGTTCCTTTCAGATATTGAGAACGTCTTCTTGCAAACGATAAGCAGCACGCATACTTCTTCCAGAACTAATAGATTGGCTGCACTTACAGTAATCATGGATATGCTTCCAGTTTCCGATTTGCACTTCATTCctgccattttgcaagAGATCATTATGTCCACCAAGGATGTCAACGAAAAGTCTCGCGAAGCTGCTTTCAATCTTTTGGTCCAGATGGGTAAGAAGATGGCCGAGGGCGGAATTATCAGAAATGATTTGATTCCCGACTTTGGACCTGATGCCGAACCTTCGCAGGCCAGTTTGACCGAGTATTTCACCATGGTGAGTGCTGGTTTGGCTGGGCAGAGTCAGCATATGATTTCTGCCACCATCACGGCACTCTCGTGCTTGATGTTCGAGTTCAAAGACCAATTGCCTCAAGAAACGTTGATTGAACTTGCCTCAACAGTCGAGTTGTTCTTGACCCACAATTCTAGAGAAATCGCCAAGTCTGCTATTGGTTTCGTAAAAGTGGAGGTTCTCTCGTTGCCAGAGGATCTTGTTCGTTCCAACTTATCTGAGATGTTGAccaagttgatgagatgGTCACACGAGCACAAAGACCACTTCAAGTCGAAGGTGAAGCACATTGTGGAAAGATTGATCAGGAAGTTCGGCGTCGAGGAAGTGGAGAAAGCTATGCCTGAGGAAGATAGAAAACTTGTTGCCAACATCAGAAAGACAAGGAACAGAGCGAAGAAGCATAAGGatgcagatgaagagggCGCCCAGAAGCAGGGAAAGAAATTCATGTCTGCTTATGAAGAGGCTATTCACGACTCAGAATCAGAAGACGAGAACGAAGACGAGAGACCTACCAGGGCTGGCAAGAGAAACAAGGGCGGTGATATGTACATTTTGGAGGACGCGGATGAGcccttgaacttgttggaCCGCCAAACATTAGCCCgtatttcttcttccaaaccAAAGAAGTTTACAAAGAAAGACGCTAAGAATGAGCAAGTTGAGATGAGAAACGGCAAGATTGTGTTCAAGGAGATGACTGACGAGGACCCACTCGCCAAGGAAGGTTCTGGAATCGATGCATACTTGGACGCTGTCAAGCAAGCACCTGTGAGAGGCCAGAAGAATaagttgaagttcaagaagagcaagaatGAGGACGATTGGTCTGACGACGAACAAGAGGAGGCCAAACCCGCGAGGGAACTGACTCGCAAGACTCTAGGTAAGGGCAACAGAGTGGGCAAGCCAGCcaaaaagcagaaattTAAAGCTAGAAAGAAGCTCTAA
- a CDS encoding mitochondrial 37S ribosomal protein bS16m has product MPRGALRIRLARFGRRHQPLYNIVVANARKARDAVPIEVIGTYNPTPIPLTPEEQAKGTKPYKHIELDFDRSKYWLGVGAEVTDRVGFLFKRAGLLPEEWPKPAKLTQHIKKPIVEDIRIEKEEPKELYRPRD; this is encoded by the coding sequence ATGCCCAGAGGTGCACTCAGAATAAGGCTAGCCAGATTTGGCAGAAGGCACCAACCTCTATACAATATTGTCGTGGCTAACGCTAGGAAAGCCAGAGATGCTGTGCCCATAGAAGTCATCGGCACATACAACCCTACTCCCATCCCACTTACGCCAGAAGAACAAGCCAAGGGAACGAAGCCATACAAACACATCGAGTTAGATTTCGATAGGTCCAAGTACTGGTTGGGTGTTGGTGCCGAAGTCACGGATCGTGTAGGCTTCCTATTCAAAAGAGCAGGGTTACTTCCTGAAGAGTGGCCCAAGCCTGCTAAACTCACTCAACACATCAAGAAGCCTATTGTCGAGGACATCCGCATagaaaaggaagagccCAAGGAGCTCTACAGACCCAGAGATTAA
- the RPP0 gene encoding 60S ribosomal protein uL10 — MGGTRDKKIQYFAKLKELLTEYKSVFVVGVDNVSSQQMHEIRKALRGEAQVLMGKNTMVRRAIRGFLADLPEYEKLLPFVKGNVGFIFTNGDLKSVRETVVSNVVAAPARAGAVAPKDVYVPAGNTGMEPGKTSFFQALGVPTKIARGTIEIVSDVKVVEAGSKVGPSEASLLNLLNISPFTYGMTVVQVYDNGQVFPPSILDITDEELVGHFVSAINTIASISLAVGYPTLPSVGHSVVNHYKNVLALSIATEYTFEGSEAIKERLANPEAFAAAAAPAAAAADSGAAAEEAPAEAEEESDDDMGFGLFD; from the coding sequence ATGGGTGGCACTCGTGACAAAAAGATTCAGTACTTCGCtaagttgaaggagttgttgacCGAATACAAGTCTGTGTTCGTTGTTGGTGTCGACAATGTCTCCTCTCAACAGATGCACGAGATTAGAAAGGCCTTGAGAGGTGAGGCCCAGGTCTTGATGGGTAAGAACACCATGGTTAGAAGAGCCATCAGAGGTTTCTTGGCTGACTTGCCTGAGTACGAGAAGTTGTTGCCTTTCGTCAAGGGTAACGTTGgtttcatcttcaccaacgGTGACTTGAAGTCTGTCAGAGAGACCGTCGTTTCCAACGTTGTCGCCGCTCCAGCCAGAGCTGGTGCCGTTGCTCCAAAGGACGTTTACGTTCCAGCCGGTAACACTGGTATGGAACCAGGTAAGACCTCTTTCTTCCAGGCCTTGGGTGTTCCAACCAAGATTGCCAGAGGTACCATTGAGATTGTCTCTGACGTCAAGGTTGTCGAGGCTGGCTCCAAAGTTGGTCCTTCTGAGGCctccttgttgaacttgttgaacatcTCCCCATTCACCTACGGTATGACTGTGGTGCAGGTGTACGACAACGGGCAGGTGTTCCCTCCATCCATCTTGGACATCACCGACGAGGAGTTGGTTGGCCACTTCGTGTCTGCCATCAACACCATCGCTTCCATCTCTTTGGCTGTTGGCTACCCAACCTTGCCATCGGTTGGTCACTCTGTTGTCAACCACTACAAGAACGTGTTGGCTTTGTCCATTGCCACCGAGTACACCTTCGAGGGTTCtgaggccatcaaggagagATTGGCCAACCCAGAGGCTTTcgctgccgctgctgcccctgctgctgctgccgctgaCTCTGGTGCCGCCGCCGAGGAGGCTCCAGCTGAAGCTGAGGAGGAGTCCGACGACGACATGGGCTTCGGTTTGTTCGATTAA
- the VID21 gene encoding Vid21p, which translates to MASERELIQDARQDKLRELLFLFTNPLQSLEAFKARDSSQVGQDFYSANDIARNEPLNINSLPYVCDSQALKNELISALQTELFQPEHLKRPAESPEIERASKSRKTTMKDYPSRIMPADSKQAVKKSAVTSLKSPVEALDAHMNEFLNKSISELDVIQVPENYPTEVHDVSSLAELYYLTQTLPLFKLLPGSHKTLMTENFESALLEGKIAVLYARIEELKRQKKWSLRQPIRYYDPYIYSKKNKKSKAYSWDILLDESKWLFTDFKESTKFKKACCFTISQGIQDYWSYGKVMCIKRAPIKHIGESNKTNIVDQIMSEVETAEPTQRDSPSSKENATSPDNVEGMKTEKADIADTIDISKLLERSSPSSEITPPELPEYTKEDLEAAGISDVENVPFKTHADISDLRKVDQSIVRNLPRYSAFDGYESLLSSRKSTEFSIMPVSRMLHPMDSEQGWFKIILKDSKGAELGSSKISGPPEYQKGLFGSQHRRFNFLRPPKPPNVRNIEFRSPTIWLPQDDMHLIHYVAEFCFNWDLIAAHLNSHSATLKRYESNIERRTPWQCFERYIQLNEKFQFSDMKGINAYPAQQWLEHAHKAQSTTKRRISPLGVGNESIQRGHRKLRWASMFDAMRKTMRKREQALAKINHRRSANNSPDYGVASNAANGGRANDHIPSPAELSRLKFDRDRSKQETHMSQEATRARMLNAVSQSQKGQQGSGPAGSGMAHKSVQQQREQAHSAAVAAAAGVPQRRVSQAPNQLQGMQQRAQGAGMTTLGAGANLSRPQTVGPGSAPSSLQQQQSGPQASVVNDLKRPTTPNGTPYTKEQIQQLLLLQKQRRLMQQQNQAGSGGVAGSGNANMANLQGASAQGRKLQGYQANQQATGQSLSAAQSNAGVGGNTGAPSQAAMASGKRTGTPTKGRLQFAPAHVSAIINSIQQKNPNLTKEQVTKLAASYLANLQQQQQNRLHQQQSQQQSNQQSAPSQGATTRNAANMTAAQSVQQNLGSARQAHLQRQRMAEKEMDAQKLTKLQYEERKKLMMQNQQASSSSYVQGTSVGSPAMSSSPTPSGTKGRPSAQQRNYNRNQASKGNNGESS; encoded by the coding sequence ATGGCATCTGAGCGAGAATTGATTCAAGATGCCAGGCAGGATAAACTCAGAGAGCTACTATTCTTGTTTACGAATCCACTTCAGTCATTGGAGGCTTTCAAAGCCAGAGACAGCTCCCAGGTTGGTCAAGATTTCTACAGCGCCAACGATATCGCTAGAAATGAGCCCTTAAACATTAATCTGCTCCCATATGTATGTGATTCCCAAGCTTTAAAGAATGAACTCATATCGGCTTTGCAAACAGAACTCTTCCAGCCGGAGCATTTAAAGAGACCGGCTGAATCGCCAGAGATAGAGCGAGCTTCCAAGAGCAGAAAAACCACCATGAAAGATTACCCAAGCCGAATCATGCCGGCAGATTCGAAGCAGGCGGTGAAAAAGCTGGCTGTCACATCTTTGAAGAGCCCAGTAGAAGCGCTAGATGCCCATATGAATGAATTCTTAAACAAGAGTATCCTGGAGCTAGATGTCATACAAGTGCCTGAGAACTACCCCACGGAGGTACACGATGTTTCCTCATTGGCAGAGCTTTATTACTTGACCCAAACCCTACCGTTGTTTAAACTTCTCCCGGGATCGCATAAAACCTTGATGACTGAAAACTTCGAACTGGcacttcttgaaggaaaGATTGCCGTGCTTTACGCTCGTATCGAGGAActcaaaagacaaaaaaaatggtCTCTCAGGCAGCCCATTCGCTACTACGATCCATACATCTattccaagaagaacaagaagtcTAAGGCATACTCCTGGGACATCTTACTAGACGAAAGTAAATGGTTATTTACAGACTTCAAGGAGTCCACGAAGTTTAAAAAAGCTTGTTGTTTTACTATTTCCCAAGGCATTCAGGATTATTGGTCTTATGGTAAGGTGATGTGTATCAAAAGAGCTCCCATCAAGCATATAGGAGAATCGAACAAGACGAATATTGTGGATCAAATCATGTCTGAGGTTGAAACCGCTGAACCTACCCAACGTGACTCACCTTCTCTGAAGGAGAATGCTACCTCCCCAGATAATGTGGAAGGAATGAAGACTGAGAAAGCAGATATTGCTGACACTATCGACATCAGCAAGCTCTTAGAGAGGTCCTCGCCATCATCAGAAATTACGCCACCTGAATTGCCTGAGTATACtaaagaagatcttgaggCGGCTGGCATCTCTGATGTTGAAAATGTGCCCTTCAAGACTCATGCCGACATAAGTGATCTTCGTAAGGTCGACCAATCGATTGTTAGAAACTTGCCTAGGTATAGTGCTTTTGATGGTTACGAGAGTTtgctttcatcaagaaaatccACAGAGTTCTCCATTATGCCCGTGTCGAGAATGTTGCATCCTATGGATAGCGAACAAGGATGGTTTAAGATTATTTTGAAGGATAGCAAGGGAGCTGAGCTCGGTAGTTCGAAAATTTCGGGCCCACCCGAATACCAGAAAGGGCTATTTGGTTCACAACATCGTCGCTTCAACTTTTTACGTCCACCAAAACCGCCGAACGTGAGAAACATTGAATTCAGGTCACCGACTATTTGGCTTCCGCAAGATGACATGCATCTCATACATTATGTAGCCGAgttctgcttcaactggGATCTCATTGCTGCACATCTAAATTCTCATTCTGCAACCTTGAAAAGATACGAGTCCAATATCGAGAGGAGAACGCCCTGGCAATGTTTTGAAAGATACATCCAACTTAATGAAAAGTTTCAATTTTCCGACATGAAAGGCATCAATGCATATCCAGCACAGCAATGGCTTGAACACGCCCACAAAGCTCAGCTGACCAccaagagaagaatctcaCCTCTTGGTGTAGGCAATGAATCCATACAAAGAGGTCATAGAAAACTTAGGTGGGCCTCGATGTTTGATGCCATGAGAAAGACAATGAGAAAGCGTGAACAGGCGCTTGCTAAGATCAACCATCGCAGATCTGCGAACAACTCTCCAGATTACGGCGTTGCAAGCAATGCTGCTAATGGTGGCCGTGCCAATGACCATATACCATCTCCCGCTGAGCTTCTGAGACTCAAGTTTGATAGAGATAGATCCAAGCAGGAGACTCACATGAGCCAGGAGGCCACCCGTGCAAGAATGCTCAACGCCGTTTCCCAGCTGCAGAAGGGCCAGCAAGGAAGTGGGCCAGCTGGTTCAGGAATGGCACATAAGTCTgttcagcagcagcgtGAACAAGCTCACAGTGCTGCTGTAGCCGCCGCTGCTGGTGTTCCTCAGAGGCGTGTGTCACAAGCCCCTAATCAATTGCAAGGTATGCAGCAGAGAGCTCAAGGTGCTGGAATGACGACGCTTGGAGCCGGCGCAAACTTGCTGAGACCACAAACGGTGGGGCCCGGCAGCGCTcctctgctgcttcaacagcaacaactGGGCCCTCAGGCTTCAGTTGTTAATGATTTGAAGCGGCCGACAACGCCGAACGGCACTCCTTACACGAAGGAGCAAATCCagcagcttcttttgcttcagaAACAGAGAAGGTTAATGCAGCAGCAAAACCAAGCTGGAAGTGGCGGCGTCGCGGGGTCCGGCAACGCCAATATGGCCAATCTTCAAGGAGCATcagctcaaggaagaaagcTTCAAGGCTACCAAGCAAACCAGCAAGCGACGGGGCAGAGTCTTAGTGCAGCCCAGTCTAATGCTGGTGTTGGTGGTAACACTGGTGCTCCATCACAGGCAGCAATGGCCCTGGGCAAGAGAACTGGAACGCCCACTAAGGGACGTCTTCAGTTTGCACCAGCGCATGTCTCTGCAATAATCAATTCAATTCAGCAGAAGAATCCTAATTTGACTAAGGAGCAGGTGACCAAACTCGCAGCATCGTATTTGGCCAACCTccaacaacagcagcagaacCGTTTACATCAGCAACAGCTGCAGCAACAGTCAAACCAACAGCTGGCGCCTTCTCAGGGAGCAACAACCAGAAATGCTGCAAACATGACGGCGGCCCAGTCTGTTCAACAAAACCTTGGTCTGGCCAGACAAGCACACCTCCAGAGGCAGAGAATGGCCGAGAAGGAGATGGATGCACAAAAACTCACGAAACTTCAATACGAAGAGCGCAAAAAGCTCATGATGCAAAACCAGCAAGCGTCCTCCTCATCCTATGTGCAAGGAACCAGTGTCGGGAGTCCCGCCATGAGCTCCTCACCTACTCCTTCAGGCACCAAAGGAAGGCCACTGGCGCAGCAGAGAAACTACAACCGTAATCAGGCGAGCAAGGGCAATAATGGCGAATCATCGTAG